A portion of the Salminus brasiliensis chromosome 9, fSalBra1.hap2, whole genome shotgun sequence genome contains these proteins:
- the capn1 gene encoding calpain-1 catalytic subunit, which yields MEPIYATGMAAKLRSQWDRDDGLGQNHKAVKFLGQDYEMLRAQCLQSRTLFEDSYFPASTSSLGFNELGPRSSKTQGVRWMRPPEICPRPQFIVDGATRTDICQGALGDCWLLAAIASLTLNDNLLHRVVPHGQSFSSGYAGIFHFQFWQFGEWVEVVIDDRLPVKDGKLLFVHSAEGGEFWSALVEKAYAKLNGCYESLSGGSTSEGFEDFTGGVTEMYELKKAPADLYSIIQRAVERGSLLGCSIDITSKFDMESVTFKKLVKGHAYSVTAVNEVVYRGTPTKLVRIRNPWGEVEWTGAWSDNSREWDGVDSSSRARLQNRSEDGEFWMSFREFLQEFSRLEICNLTADALEASQVKKWSACNYQGEWRRGSTAGGCRNYPATFWLNPQFKVNLTNPDRAGNSDCSFLVALMQKDRRKKRKEGKDMETIGFAVYEVPGQYVGQSGVHLKRDFFLTHASSARSELFINLREVSSRFRLPAGEYIIVPSTFEPQKEADFVLRVFSEKPADSQELDDEVTADLPPENQLDESQIDAGFKSLFRQLAGADMEISVTELKTILNRIISKHKDLKTDGFGTEACRSMINLMDTDGSGKLGLTEFHVLWEKIKRYLTVFRQFDLDKSGTMSSYEMRMALEAAGFKLTNHLFQLIIVRYTEEDLTVDFDNFVTCLVRLETMFKTFKTLDTDADGFISLNFNQWISLTMFA from the exons ATGGAGCCCATTTACGCTACCGGGATGGCGGCCAAGCTGCGCAGTCAGTGGGACCGGGACGATGGCTTGGGGCAGAACCACAAGGCCGTCAAGTTTCTGGGGCAGGACTACGAGATGCTGAGGGCGCAGTGCCTGCAGAGCAGGACCCTGTTCGAGGACAGTTACTTCCCAGCCAGTACCTCCTCCCTGGGTTTTAATGAGCTGGGGCCACGCTCCTCCAAGACACAAGGTGTACGCTGGATGAGGCCACCG gaGATCTGCCCACGTCCCCAGTTCATTGTGGATGGAGCCACTCGCACAGACATCTGTCAGGGAGCTTTGG gTGACTGTTGGCTGCTGGCTGCTATTGCATCTCTCACTCTGAATGATAACTTGCTGCACCGCGTGGTCCCACATGGGCAGAGCTTTAGCAGTGGCTATGCCGGCATCTTTCATTTtcag TTTTGGCAGTTTGGAGAGTGGGTGGAAGTAGTGATCGATGACAGGCTGCCTGTGAAGGATGGGAAGCTGCTGTTTGTTCACTCAGCGGAGGGTGGGGAGTTCTGGAGTGCTCTGGTGGAGAAGGCCTATGCCAA GCTAAACGGCTGTTATGAGTCTCTCTCAGGTGGCAGTACGTCAGAAGGCTTTGAGGACTTCACGGGTGGGGTGACTGAGATGTATGAGCTCAAGAAAGCTCCCGCTGATCTCTATAGCATCATCCAGAGAGCGGTGGAGAGAGGATCTCTGCTGGGCTGCTCTATAGAT ATTACCAGCAAATTTGACATGGAGTCCGTCACCTTCAAGAAACTGGTCAAAGGCCACGCCTACTCTGTGACCGCAGTCAACGAG GTGGTTTACAGAGGAACCCCCACCAAATTGGTGCGCATCAGAAACCCCTGGGGCGAGGTGGAATGGACCGGGGCCTGGAGCGACAA TTCTAGAGAGTGGGACGGCGTGGACTCCTCCTCCAGAGCAAGACTACAGAACCGCAGCGAGGACGGAGAGTTCTg GATGTCCTTCAGGGAGTTCTTGCAAGAGTTCAGCAGGCTGGAGATCTGTAATCTGACGGCTGATGCTCTGGAGGCGAGCCAGGTGAAGAAGTGGAGCGCGTGTAATTATCAGGGCGAGTGGAGGAGAGGCAGCACCGCTGGAGGCTGCAGGAATtacccag CCACGTTCTGGCTTAACCCCCAGTTCAAAGTCAACCTGACCAACCCTGACAGAGCAGGCAATTCCGACTGCAGTTTCCTGGTGGCCCTTATGCAGAAAGACCGCAGGAAGAAACGCAAAGAGGGCAAAGACATGGAGACCATCGGCTTCGCCGTTTATGAG gTTCCTGGCCAG TATGTGGGTCAGTCTGGCGTTCACCTGAAGCGAGACTTCTTCCTCACACACGCCTCCAGTGCTCGATCCGAGCTGTTCATCAACTTGCGGGAGGTGAGCTCACGTTTCCGACTGCCGGCTGGAGAGTACATCATCGTTCCCTCCACCTTCGAGCCTCAGAAGGAGGCCGACTTTGTGCTCCGCGTCTTCTCTGAGAAACCCGCTGACTCACA AGAACTGGATGATGAGGTCACAGCAGATCTCCCTCCAGAG AATCAGTTGGATGAGAGTCAGATTGATGCTGGATTTAAGAGTCTCTTCCGGCAGCTGGCTGGAGCG GATATGGAAATCAGTGTCACAGAGCTCAAGACCATTTTGAACAGAATCATCAGCAAAC ATAAGGACCTGAAGACCGATGGCTTTGGCACAGAGGCTTGCCGCAGTATGATAAACCTCATGGAC ACAGACGGCAGTGGTAAACTGGGCCTCACTGAGTTTCATGTGCTGTGGGAGAAAATCAAACGCTATCTG acGGTGTTCAGGCAGTTTGATCTAGACAAATCTGGCACTATGAGCTCCTATGAGATGCGCATGGCCCTCGAAGCAGCAG